One segment of Candidatus Babeliales bacterium DNA contains the following:
- a CDS encoding GyrI-like domain-containing protein: MNYVVKKRNPTNVIGISLDVTEPDQASYQIGEFWEKFRKEKIMEKIPNKLEPAYPMAVYSNYNANNQYTLILGTEVVHTVNVPYDMVAINIPAQTYGVFSIEGQLPDLILNTWQQIWELPLKRAYTYDFEVYKKISLDTAQADIYIALKPEYEQA, from the coding sequence ATGAATTATGTAGTAAAAAAAAGAAATCCAACTAATGTTATTGGTATTTCTCTTGATGTAACTGAACCTGATCAAGCTTCTTATCAAATTGGAGAATTTTGGGAAAAATTCCGTAAAGAAAAAATTATGGAAAAAATTCCCAATAAACTAGAACCTGCTTATCCAATGGCTGTATATAGTAATTACAATGCTAATAATCAATATACTCTAATATTGGGAACTGAAGTTGTTCATACGGTGAATGTTCCCTATGATATGGTCGCAATCAATATTCCAGCGCAAACCTATGGGGTATTTTCTATTGAAGGTCAATTACCCGATCTCATTCTTAATACTTGGCAGCAAATATGGGAATTACCATTAAAACGTGCGTATACTTATGATTTTGAAGTGTATAAAAAAATTTCACTTGATACTGCTCAAGCTGATATTTATATTGCTTTGAAACCTGAGTATGAACAAGCATGA
- a CDS encoding TonB family protein, whose translation MEARREEQEKFLMFLLSISLHLGIGLALILLTMQQKQALLPEQKTLEEIQKNDIIPPSNLAALKPRASVFGAPIIFQEEPEISQTSYDYDSTDNESYPIHKQNDKENDEDKNISQQSMEQASSQDIQTSNNTEGISIKNLHSKQIEAQETSVTQIQQEKQSKHDIANSMIKKRSMTPKKLPRSIPAQNQQTAGPTTRKLTFADLADGFLKSIKNEGDDWLERKGDENKKPDFKDLKYLSYIQKLVWYMQNEWRLQQSKLNIPPGQDLILTILIIIAKDGSVQDVRTLKPSGYQAYDSLLIKGVETAAPYPPVPNHFKSNNFDFVLTIHHQEEMAPRVNLRRSPSLRAHR comes from the coding sequence ATGGAAGCAAGGCGCGAGGAGCAAGAAAAATTTTTAATGTTTCTCCTTTCCATATCCTTACATTTAGGCATAGGCCTTGCGCTTATTTTATTGACAATGCAACAAAAACAAGCATTACTTCCTGAGCAAAAAACGCTAGAAGAAATACAAAAAAATGATATAATCCCTCCTTCAAATCTTGCGGCATTAAAGCCACGCGCATCAGTATTTGGAGCACCAATCATCTTCCAAGAAGAACCTGAAATAAGTCAAACGAGCTATGATTATGATTCAACCGATAATGAGTCTTATCCTATTCATAAACAAAATGATAAAGAAAACGATGAAGATAAAAATATTTCTCAACAATCTATGGAGCAAGCATCTTCACAAGATATACAAACATCAAATAATACAGAAGGTATCTCGATAAAAAATTTGCATTCAAAGCAAATTGAAGCTCAAGAAACATCAGTCACCCAAATACAACAAGAAAAACAATCCAAACATGATATTGCTAATTCGATGATAAAAAAAAGATCGATGACACCAAAAAAATTGCCGAGATCTATTCCCGCACAAAACCAACAAACCGCAGGACCAACAACACGTAAACTCACTTTTGCCGACCTTGCTGATGGTTTTCTTAAAAGTATTAAAAATGAAGGTGATGATTGGCTTGAGCGTAAAGGAGATGAAAATAAAAAACCTGATTTTAAAGATTTAAAATATCTTAGCTATATCCAAAAGCTTGTTTGGTACATGCAAAATGAATGGCGCTTACAACAATCTAAGTTAAATATACCACCCGGCCAAGACTTAATTTTAACGATTTTAATTATCATTGCAAAAGATGGGTCAGTGCAAGATGTACGGACATTAAAGCCAAGCGGTTATCAAGCTTATGATTCTTTATTAATCAAAGGAGTTGAAACGGCTGCTCCGTATCCACCGGTGCCAAATCATTTTAAATCAAATAATTTTGATTTTGTACTTACCATACATCATCAAGAAGAAATGGCTCCTAGAGTAAATTTACGGCGTTCGCCTTCTTTACGTGCTCATCGATAA
- a CDS encoding ankyrin repeat domain-containing protein, with protein sequence MKKTMFIFIVLIGLITSSIHSYEGIWPYNEDKVAMEIILASDINEQDSTGDTLLHRTVTFNDSLHTKILLKYNADPNIQNNEGKTPLHTFVQSLNTNPDQNIKLLLEAGANLNTQDNNGNTVLHRAAMVDNTTIIPQIIFEGQLRGISVDTLLNQKNNANKTAIECGRSELTKIVLTNRTNILTLLLAKIAKKHFSKNSENIFLSLMNREIGKNDK encoded by the coding sequence ATGAAAAAGACAATGTTTATATTTATTGTGCTAATTGGATTGATTACCAGCTCAATACATAGCTATGAAGGAATTTGGCCTTACAATGAAGATAAGGTAGCTATGGAAATCATTCTGGCATCAGATATTAATGAACAAGATTCAACTGGCGATACATTACTTCATAGAACAGTTACATTCAATGATTCGCTCCATACAAAAATATTATTAAAATATAATGCCGACCCAAATATACAAAATAACGAGGGCAAAACACCATTGCATACGTTTGTACAAAGTTTAAATACTAATCCTGATCAAAATATTAAATTGCTTCTTGAAGCTGGCGCCAATTTAAATACACAAGATAACAATGGCAATACCGTTCTCCACAGAGCTGCAATGGTTGATAATACTACCATAATTCCGCAGATAATTTTTGAAGGCCAATTACGCGGAATTTCAGTAGATACATTACTTAATCAAAAAAACAATGCTAATAAAACGGCAATTGAATGCGGTCGTTCAGAATTAACCAAAATTGTTTTAACTAATAGAACGAATATATTAACTTTATTATTAGCAAAAATTGCAAAAAAACATTTCTCTAAGAATTCTGAGAATATATTTTTATCTCTCATGAATCGAGAAATAGGTAAAAACGATAAATAG
- a CDS encoding zinc ABC transporter substrate-binding protein: MKLRLIALVGFIFLVFGFVIAIRLRSGSTKKCSSKINVLCTTSMITDVVKAIGGEWICVKGLMGPGVDPHLYRARESDVRALTHADIIFYNGLHLEGKMTDIFSKMRSKVKTVAVTDIIKQDQLINSQFDGIYDPHIWHDVQLWIAVSEYIKDVLSLVDPMHKNYYKKRALSYIKQLHDLNSYVEEQVKKIPQKQRIMVTAHDAFSYFGRTYDVTVIGLQGINTDSEVSTKDIQNLVEYIVDHKIPAIFVESSIPQRNIQAVQKAVRARGWQVEIGPELFSDALGDYSSAAGTYIGMIRHNIDALVSVLAK, translated from the coding sequence GTGAAATTACGTCTTATCGCATTAGTAGGCTTTATTTTCTTGGTATTTGGTTTTGTTATTGCAATCCGACTGAGGTCTGGTAGCACTAAAAAATGTTCAAGCAAAATCAATGTTTTATGTACTACAAGTATGATTACTGATGTGGTTAAAGCTATTGGCGGTGAGTGGATATGTGTAAAAGGACTCATGGGACCAGGTGTTGATCCTCATTTATATCGTGCGCGAGAGAGTGATGTCCGAGCTCTTACGCATGCAGATATTATTTTTTACAATGGATTGCATTTAGAAGGGAAAATGACAGATATTTTTAGCAAAATGCGTTCAAAAGTAAAAACAGTTGCAGTAACTGATATTATTAAACAAGATCAATTAATTAATTCCCAATTTGATGGTATATATGATCCACATATTTGGCATGATGTACAATTATGGATAGCGGTCAGTGAATATATAAAAGATGTATTAAGTCTGGTTGATCCCATGCATAAAAATTATTATAAAAAACGTGCTCTATCATATATAAAGCAATTGCATGATTTAAATTCTTATGTAGAAGAACAAGTTAAAAAAATACCACAAAAACAACGTATAATGGTGACAGCACATGATGCTTTTAGCTATTTTGGACGCACTTATGATGTTACTGTAATTGGATTGCAAGGCATAAATACTGATTCTGAAGTGAGCACAAAAGATATCCAAAATTTAGTTGAATATATAGTCGATCATAAAATACCGGCAATATTTGTAGAATCATCAATACCTCAACGCAATATTCAGGCAGTTCAAAAAGCAGTTAGAGCACGTGGTTGGCAAGTAGAAATAGGCCCCGAGCTTTTTTCGGATGCTCTTGGTGATTATAGTTCTGCTGCAGGTACTTACATCGGAATGATAAGACACAATATTGATGCCCTTGTATCCGTTTTAGCAAAATAA
- the gyrB gene encoding DNA topoisomerase (ATP-hydrolyzing) subunit B — MANNSNDNNNNSNSNKYGARSIQVLEGLEAVRKRPAMYIGSVGPNGLHHLVYEVVDNSVDEALAGHCSKIKVILHTDGSCSVEDNGRGIPTEIHPTEGISAAEVVLTKLHAGGKFDKESYKYSGGLHGVGISVVNALSRRLDLEIYRDGKIYAQSFERGKSLGPLEVIGKTDKRGTFIKFYPDPEIFTETIAFNFETLSARLRELAFLNKQLTITIIDEINSKKHEFYFEGGIVSLIEHINAKKKPLFPNVIYFQQENDAYILEVALQYNDGFGEQLFSFVNNINTAEGGTHVSGFKTALTKICNKRGTQFNILKAGESYSSENVREGLVCVINMKVPEPQFEGQTKTKLGNSDVKGIVDSWTFAALDTYFEENPAIAKAILHKAELAKRAADAARKARDLTRRKTALEGLVLPGKLADCSDENPEKTELFIVEGDSAGGSAKQARDRFTQAILPLKGKILNVEKSRLDKMLSNDEIRALISAIGSGIGDEFDVSKARYHKIILMTDADVDGSHIRTLLLTFFFRYMKPLIEKGYLYIAQPPLFKAKIGKKEQYLKDEKAFIDFLYDWAQEQTILFIEQKEQEENIWQKILKDLKIFENRLKEIARAYKVASDNLYQLVIFARNNPWQSKDGVAALLESLQNYFKQYTVRIDTAEKQLVDDEEILTEQPPYVVFKRLTREWNVSLEFFSSPDLLVLLRLLQPLEVIQDQEWTLQVSGKERKIINTGTLQLIQAISEISKPYMNIQRYKGLGEMNPEQLWETSMDASRRNLLKVAIEDALEADSWFSTLMGDDVEGRRRYIEENGQFVKNLDV; from the coding sequence ATGGCAAATAATTCCAACGATAATAATAACAACAGCAACTCAAATAAATATGGTGCACGATCTATCCAAGTTCTTGAAGGACTTGAAGCGGTTAGAAAACGTCCAGCAATGTATATCGGCTCAGTTGGGCCAAATGGTTTACATCATTTAGTCTATGAAGTTGTCGACAACTCCGTAGATGAAGCTCTTGCAGGACATTGCTCAAAAATTAAAGTTATTTTACATACTGATGGCTCTTGCTCAGTTGAAGATAATGGTCGCGGTATTCCTACTGAAATACATCCAACAGAAGGTATTTCTGCTGCAGAAGTTGTTTTAACCAAACTTCATGCCGGTGGAAAATTCGACAAAGAATCTTATAAATATTCTGGTGGTTTACACGGTGTAGGTATTTCTGTTGTAAACGCACTTTCTCGCCGCTTAGATTTAGAAATTTATCGTGATGGTAAAATTTATGCACAATCTTTTGAGCGCGGAAAATCACTCGGACCTCTAGAAGTTATTGGTAAAACTGATAAGCGTGGTACATTTATAAAATTTTATCCCGATCCAGAAATTTTTACAGAGACCATTGCATTTAATTTTGAAACATTATCTGCTCGTCTTCGTGAACTTGCATTTTTAAACAAACAATTAACTATTACTATAATTGATGAAATAAATAGCAAAAAGCATGAGTTTTATTTTGAAGGCGGTATTGTTTCACTTATAGAACACATTAATGCAAAAAAGAAACCATTATTTCCTAATGTTATCTATTTCCAGCAAGAAAATGATGCTTATATTTTAGAAGTAGCATTACAATATAATGATGGTTTTGGCGAACAACTATTTTCTTTTGTAAATAATATTAATACTGCTGAAGGCGGCACACATGTTTCCGGTTTTAAAACAGCATTAACCAAAATTTGTAACAAACGTGGCACACAATTTAATATTCTCAAAGCCGGAGAAAGTTATTCCAGCGAAAATGTACGCGAAGGCCTTGTATGCGTTATAAACATGAAGGTTCCAGAGCCACAATTTGAAGGTCAAACCAAAACTAAGCTTGGTAATAGCGACGTAAAAGGTATCGTAGATTCATGGACATTTGCTGCGCTTGATACTTACTTTGAAGAAAATCCTGCGATTGCTAAAGCAATTCTACATAAAGCTGAACTTGCTAAACGTGCAGCTGATGCTGCAAGAAAAGCACGAGATTTAACGCGTAGAAAAACTGCTCTTGAAGGATTAGTATTACCTGGTAAATTAGCCGATTGTTCAGATGAAAACCCAGAAAAAACTGAATTGTTTATCGTTGAGGGTGATTCTGCAGGAGGTTCCGCCAAACAAGCACGTGATCGTTTTACGCAAGCAATTTTGCCCCTCAAAGGTAAAATTTTAAACGTGGAAAAATCTCGTCTTGACAAAATGCTTTCCAACGATGAAATTAGAGCTCTTATTTCAGCTATTGGTAGTGGTATTGGTGATGAGTTTGATGTAAGCAAAGCTCGTTATCATAAAATTATTCTTATGACTGATGCCGATGTGGATGGTTCACATATTCGTACTTTATTATTAACGTTTTTCTTTCGTTATATGAAACCGTTAATTGAAAAAGGGTACCTTTATATTGCGCAACCACCACTTTTTAAAGCAAAAATTGGCAAAAAAGAACAATATTTAAAAGATGAAAAAGCATTTATCGATTTTCTTTATGATTGGGCACAAGAACAAACAATATTATTTATTGAACAAAAAGAACAAGAAGAAAATATTTGGCAAAAAATATTAAAAGATTTAAAAATCTTCGAAAATAGATTAAAGGAAATTGCGCGCGCATATAAAGTTGCATCAGATAACTTATATCAGCTCGTTATTTTTGCACGCAATAACCCATGGCAATCAAAAGATGGTGTTGCCGCACTGCTTGAATCATTACAAAACTACTTTAAACAGTACACGGTCCGCATTGATACGGCAGAGAAACAACTAGTCGATGATGAAGAAATCCTGACTGAACAACCGCCGTATGTTGTCTTTAAACGATTAACTCGCGAATGGAATGTAAGCCTTGAGTTTTTCTCTTCGCCAGACCTTTTAGTTTTATTGCGTTTGCTTCAACCACTTGAAGTAATTCAAGATCAAGAATGGACTTTACAAGTTAGTGGCAAAGAAAGAAAAATTATTAATACCGGAACTTTACAGCTTATACAAGCAATTAGTGAGATTAGTAAGCCATACATGAACATACAACGCTATAAAGGTCTTGGTGAAATGAATCCTGAACAACTTTGGGAAACTTCAATGGATGCTTCACGAAGAAATCTTTTGAAAGTTGCTATTGAAGATGCTTTAGAAGCTGATTCATGGTTTAGTACTTTAATGGGTGATGATGTTGAAGGTCGCAGACGCTATATTGAAGAAAACGGTCAATTCGTTAAAAATCTCGATGTCTAA
- a CDS encoding ankyrin repeat domain-containing protein: MKKIIVLAILFINIIPIQGYEGIWPSDANELTLAINNTINPNEKDQNGDTLLHRAVKLSNLEPTVLLLNKNADPNIQNNNGETPLHAFTKGSTNLQIFLGPTTLQEANLNNAKLLLESNANPNIIDNNGNTPLHIALMFNIPYLNSLIDMLFFYKANPLIQNNAGNTPLHIAAIHNKTPRTIFRILFEALTYGTPVDAYLNIKNQEGKTPAQVASSQEIRGFLMNRDYLNKTISKIAKELLKKNKTLFDILSTREITGKK, translated from the coding sequence ATGAAAAAAATAATAGTATTAGCCATCTTATTTATAAATATAATACCAATACAGGGCTATGAAGGAATTTGGCCAAGCGATGCAAATGAGTTAACTTTGGCAATTAATAATACGATCAATCCCAATGAAAAAGATCAAAATGGTGATACATTGCTGCATCGCGCAGTCAAATTAAGTAATCTAGAGCCAACAGTATTATTACTAAATAAGAATGCTGATCCAAATATACAAAATAATAATGGAGAAACTCCTCTCCACGCATTTACAAAAGGTAGCACTAATCTTCAAATTTTTTTAGGACCAACAACCCTACAAGAAGCAAATTTAAACAATGCAAAATTATTACTGGAATCAAATGCTAATCCAAACATCATAGATAATAATGGAAATACACCATTACATATAGCTTTAATGTTTAATATCCCTTATCTAAACAGCTTAATTGATATGCTTTTTTTTTATAAAGCAAATCCGTTGATTCAAAATAATGCAGGTAATACTCCACTTCATATCGCAGCAATACATAATAAAACGCCAAGAACAATTTTTCGCATATTATTTGAAGCATTAACATATGGAACACCAGTGGATGCATATCTTAATATAAAAAATCAAGAAGGCAAAACGCCAGCTCAAGTTGCTAGCTCGCAAGAAATACGAGGATTTTTAATGAATCGGGATTATTTAAATAAGACCATAAGCAAAATAGCAAAAGAACTCCTCAAAAAAAATAAAACTCTTTTTGATATTCTTAGCACTAGAGAAATAACTGGCAAAAAATAA
- a CDS encoding ABC transporter ATP-binding protein gives MIQAISLQQYAIIVEHLTVAYSAQPVLWDISVAIKKGTLLGIIGPNGAGKTTFIKAILGLVKSISGKIKIDVSESPRHALAYVPQRTLVDWDFPINVFDVVLMGRYAHIGWIKRPSQNDRAIAWHALERVGLIDYAYRPIGQLSGGQQQRVFLARALTQEASIYLLDEPFNGVDIATEKMIVSLLKGLCAQGKTVIVVHHDLQTLAEYFDWLLLLNTTCVAYGPLAEVLKPEYMCSVYGDRNLFSTLQVHKETNEQFDI, from the coding sequence ATGATTCAAGCAATATCTTTGCAACAATATGCAATTATAGTAGAACATTTAACTGTAGCTTATAGCGCGCAGCCAGTATTATGGGATATATCGGTTGCAATAAAAAAAGGAACATTACTTGGTATTATTGGTCCTAATGGCGCAGGTAAAACTACCTTTATTAAAGCGATTCTTGGGCTTGTTAAATCGATTAGTGGGAAAATAAAAATTGATGTTTCAGAATCACCTCGACATGCATTAGCGTATGTTCCTCAGCGGACATTGGTTGACTGGGATTTCCCTATTAATGTTTTTGATGTAGTTCTTATGGGGAGATATGCGCATATTGGATGGATTAAAAGACCGAGTCAAAATGATCGAGCAATTGCTTGGCATGCGCTGGAGCGCGTTGGATTAATTGATTATGCATATCGGCCAATTGGACAGTTGTCGGGCGGCCAACAACAACGGGTATTTTTAGCGCGTGCACTAACTCAAGAAGCTTCAATTTATCTTCTTGATGAACCATTTAATGGAGTAGATATTGCTACTGAAAAAATGATTGTTTCTTTATTAAAGGGATTATGTGCTCAAGGCAAAACAGTAATTGTAGTGCATCATGATTTGCAAACTTTAGCAGAATATTTTGATTGGTTATTGCTTTTAAATACTACTTGTGTAGCTTACGGCCCGCTTGCAGAAGTATTAAAACCGGAATATATGTGTTCTGTTTATGGAGATCGTAATTTATTTAGTACGTTGCAGGTACATAAGGAAACTAATGAGCAATTTGATATTTGA
- the tilS gene encoding tRNA lysidine(34) synthetase TilS produces MNNDPFIQDIHDFIDRYHLLPPNNTVILGLSGGPDSVFLLHILYEFHKIGRIKLIAAHLDHEWRTDSAQDVTFCKEKTEALNIPFIHEKASNLPDSLQKKGSKEEIGRRMRRYFLQKVQEEYNADLIALGHHAQDQEETFFIRLIRGATLSGLTGMKPRDGVYVRPLLQTNKTDIINYLNIHTISYLIDPSNESPSFLRNRIRLSVLPALRTCDERFDANFLRTMHNLQQTESFLVDLTQQSFKTIAHLKENTWIIDIDSLYKLHPFMQLRAIMHWLISERVPFTPTERFLEEIKRFLFSAEKKEHQIHHAWAIVKKGQSALIHREY; encoded by the coding sequence ATGAATAACGACCCATTTATTCAAGATATTCATGATTTTATCGACCGTTATCACTTATTACCGCCAAATAATACAGTTATTTTAGGGCTTTCTGGCGGTCCTGATTCAGTATTTTTATTACATATCCTCTATGAATTTCATAAAATTGGGCGTATTAAATTAATTGCCGCACATTTAGATCATGAATGGCGCACTGATTCTGCTCAAGATGTTACCTTTTGTAAAGAAAAAACAGAAGCTCTCAATATTCCTTTTATTCATGAAAAAGCATCTAATTTGCCAGATTCGTTGCAAAAAAAAGGTTCTAAAGAAGAAATTGGCAGACGTATGCGACGCTATTTTTTGCAAAAAGTGCAAGAAGAATATAATGCTGACCTCATTGCACTTGGCCATCATGCACAAGATCAGGAAGAAACTTTTTTTATTCGCCTCATTCGCGGCGCTACATTATCAGGTTTAACTGGAATGAAACCTCGTGATGGCGTATATGTCAGACCTCTTTTGCAAACAAATAAAACCGATATCATAAATTATCTTAATATCCATACAATTTCTTATCTTATTGACCCGAGCAATGAATCCCCTTCATTTTTACGTAATCGTATTCGTCTTTCAGTACTTCCCGCACTTCGTACCTGTGATGAACGTTTTGATGCAAATTTTTTACGCACCATGCATAATTTACAACAAACTGAATCGTTTTTAGTTGATCTGACCCAGCAAAGCTTTAAAACAATCGCTCATTTAAAAGAAAATACTTGGATTATAGATATTGATAGTTTGTATAAATTGCATCCATTTATGCAATTACGGGCGATTATGCACTGGCTTATTTCAGAGCGAGTACCATTTACCCCTACCGAGCGCTTTTTGGAAGAAATTAAGCGATTCTTATTTTCTGCAGAAAAAAAAGAACATCAAATCCACCATGCCTGGGCTATCGTCAAAAAAGGCCAATCTGCCCTTATTCATAGAGAATATTAA
- a CDS encoding ankyrin repeat domain-containing protein: MITTKNFFVIFQFLFICNLYAMQWPKNYQELQEICLNINNPDAMDSLGKTLLNKTIDCDFFALTENLLQKGANPNIPNNDKDENCPLHSLITPRDNTPKTSKERLLYFLHYYGANQNIRNKVGFTPLHIAVYFNDITNTQNLLEYNPNLSIQDNLGDTPLHLALQLKRVHILPYLLKKIQKNNQTYLLNIKNESNQTAISLAKAQHLTFAFEKNNHLYEIVKQNKHHIIANNIALFKTMDSTLVQTILIFTFHYGSLAFFEDLLKLGLDVKIKDNKGNSLLHEAVCADRFDLVEYLYFLDNDLMHTMNAENKIPFDLAQSSKMRTFLINLCNNNTVNSNIFFADEKSEQPENFSYDELTHEILNNKCDTYLSI; the protein is encoded by the coding sequence ATGATCACGACTAAAAATTTCTTTGTTATATTTCAGTTTTTATTCATTTGCAATCTCTATGCTATGCAATGGCCCAAAAATTACCAAGAACTTCAAGAAATATGTCTTAATATCAATAATCCTGATGCTATGGATTCTCTAGGAAAAACGCTACTAAATAAAACTATCGATTGCGATTTTTTTGCTTTAACAGAAAACTTATTACAAAAAGGTGCTAATCCCAATATACCCAATAATGATAAGGATGAAAATTGTCCCCTTCATTCATTAATTACACCCCGCGATAATACTCCCAAAACTTCCAAAGAAAGATTACTATATTTCCTGCATTATTATGGTGCCAATCAAAATATTAGAAATAAGGTTGGATTTACACCATTACATATAGCTGTTTATTTTAATGATATAACAAACACTCAAAATTTATTGGAATATAATCCAAATCTTAGCATTCAAGATAATTTAGGAGATACTCCTCTTCACTTAGCATTACAACTGAAACGCGTTCACATACTGCCTTATTTGCTTAAAAAAATACAAAAAAATAATCAAACCTATCTTTTAAATATAAAAAACGAAAGCAATCAAACCGCTATTAGCTTGGCAAAAGCACAACACCTTACTTTTGCTTTTGAAAAAAATAATCACTTGTATGAAATAGTGAAACAAAATAAACATCACATTATAGCTAACAATATTGCATTATTTAAGACAATGGATTCGACATTAGTACAAACAATTCTTATTTTTACATTTCATTATGGCTCTTTAGCTTTTTTTGAAGATTTGCTTAAGCTAGGATTAGATGTAAAAATAAAAGACAATAAAGGCAACTCCCTTCTTCATGAGGCAGTATGCGCAGATCGTTTTGATTTAGTAGAATATTTATATTTTCTTGATAATGATTTAATGCATACAATGAATGCTGAAAATAAAATTCCGTTTGATTTGGCACAATCATCGAAAATGCGTACTTTCCTCATAAATTTATGTAATAATAACACTGTCAATTCAAACATTTTTTTTGCGGATGAAAAAAGTGAACAACCTGAAAATTTTTCATATGATGAGTTAACACACGAAATTCTTAATAATAAATGCGATACTTACTTATCAATTTAA
- a CDS encoding DNA-3-methyladenine glycosylase translates to MNFLSSSFYQRDTVIVAKDLMGKILVREYQGLLLKGIITETEAYRGQDDLASHAYRGITKRNHAMFGPVGYAYIYFIYGTHFCLNVVARKENQKAGAVLIRAIEPIENIEVMLKLRNKIEHAQLANGPGKLTQALAITRTHNDIDMKKQGELYIINGDSKKPIKASKRIGITKNIDKLWRFSFD, encoded by the coding sequence ATGAATTTTTTATCATCTTCTTTCTATCAACGAGATACAGTTATAGTTGCCAAAGATTTAATGGGCAAAATTTTAGTTAGAGAATATCAAGGGCTATTGCTAAAAGGTATTATCACTGAAACTGAAGCCTATCGAGGACAAGACGATTTAGCAAGCCATGCATACCGTGGTATAACAAAACGAAATCATGCGATGTTTGGCCCTGTTGGCTATGCATATATTTATTTTATTTATGGCACTCATTTTTGTTTAAATGTGGTCGCACGAAAAGAAAATCAAAAAGCTGGAGCAGTTTTAATACGGGCGATTGAGCCCATAGAAAATATTGAGGTTATGCTTAAATTAAGAAATAAAATTGAACATGCACAATTAGCAAATGGTCCAGGAAAATTAACACAAGCGCTGGCCATTACACGGACTCATAATGATATTGATATGAAAAAACAAGGAGAATTATATATAATTAATGGAGATTCAAAAAAACCTATAAAAGCATCAAAGCGTATTGGCATAACAAAGAATATTGATAAATTATGGCGTTTTTCTTTTGATTAA
- a CDS encoding iron chelate uptake ABC transporter family permease subunit produces the protein MSNLIFDYTLITVLMGTGLVGITAGVLGCFAFLRKQSLLADAISHAALPGIALSFLCTQSKNPVVLLAGGAITGGIGTLLVLFITNRTSLKKDTALGLVLSVFFGLGLVLLTLIQKYSFANQAILNKFLFGNASTLLREEIVVMAFIAAMLMSAVIFFWKEFSMLAFDQEYTRALGYPVWLIDLILTILLVCSIVIGLQTVGVILMSTLFVAPAAAARQWTTVLRTMVVLAALFGAFSGMMGALLSSIIEHTPTGPAIVVVISSIVLVSIICAPHRGLLWQVPYIRRYILLQKNL, from the coding sequence ATGAGCAATTTGATATTTGATTATACTTTAATAACCGTATTAATGGGTACCGGATTAGTTGGTATTACTGCTGGTGTGTTGGGATGTTTTGCTTTTTTACGTAAACAAAGTTTATTAGCTGATGCAATTTCTCATGCTGCTTTACCCGGGATAGCATTAAGTTTTTTATGTACTCAAAGTAAAAATCCTGTAGTTCTTTTAGCAGGTGGCGCTATAACGGGCGGGATCGGTACGCTTTTAGTGCTTTTTATTACAAATCGAACATCATTAAAAAAGGATACTGCATTAGGATTGGTATTATCAGTTTTTTTTGGATTAGGGCTAGTATTACTAACGCTTATTCAAAAATATTCATTTGCCAATCAAGCTATTTTAAATAAATTTTTGTTTGGCAACGCTTCTACTTTACTGCGAGAAGAAATTGTAGTTATGGCTTTTATTGCTGCCATGCTTATGAGTGCAGTCATTTTTTTTTGGAAAGAATTTTCTATGCTTGCTTTTGATCAAGAATATACTCGTGCCCTTGGATATCCAGTATGGCTCATAGATTTAATACTTACCATTTTATTGGTATGTAGCATTGTAATAGGGTTACAAACAGTAGGTGTTATTTTGATGAGTACATTATTTGTAGCGCCAGCAGCTGCTGCGCGCCAATGGACAACAGTTTTACGGACAATGGTTGTACTTGCTGCATTATTTGGAGCCTTTTCAGGAATGATGGGTGCTTTATTAAGTAGTATTATTGAGCATACGCCAACTGGTCCGGCCATTGTAGTGGTTATAAGCAGTATAGTGCTTGTTTCAATTATATGTGCGCCTCATCGAGGATTATTGTGGCAGGTTCCTTATATTCGTCGTTACATATTATTGCAAAAAAATTTATAA